A region from the Corylus avellana chromosome ca7, CavTom2PMs-1.0 genome encodes:
- the LOC132186807 gene encoding uncharacterized membrane protein At1g16860-like isoform X1 translates to MGSRFPSHKLSNGLYVSGRPEQPKEKTPTMSSAAMPYTGGDIKKSGELGKMFDIPVDGSKSRKSGPMTGAPSRTGSVGGSATHSGPMPNTASRAGYTTSGHVSSGSMSGSASLKKSNSGPLNKHGEPLKKSSGPQSGGVAPTGRQNSGPLPPVLPTTGLITSGPISSGPLNSSGAPRKVSGTFESMGSRKVQGSSIVHNQAVTILTQDDDFSFKKNFPKLVLWSLILLFVMGFIAGGFILGAVHNAILLIVVVVLFGAVAALFIWNTFWVRRAIIDYIARYPDSELRTAKNGQYVKVSGVVTCGNVPLESSFQNIPRCVYTSTSLFEYRGWDSKAANPSHRHFTWGLRSLERRVVDFYISDFQSGLRALVKTGYGARVTPYVDDSIVIDVNPQNEELSQELIRWLGERKLSRDDRIMRLKEGYIKEGSTVSVMGVVQRNDNVLMIVPPPDPFTTGCQWPKCIFPATLHGVVLRCAMNNDVIPV, encoded by the exons ATGGGTTCCAGATTCCCATCTCATAAGCTAAGCAATGGCCTTTATGTATCAGGGCGGCCAGAGCAGCCAAAGGAAAAAACTCCAACCATGAGCTCTGCCGCCATGCCGTATACTGGTGGAGATATCAAGAAGTCGGGGGAACTTGGAAAAATGTTTGATATCCCTGTCGATGGTTCTAAATCTAGGAAATCTGGACCTATGACTGGTGCTCCTTCAAGGACTGGATCTGTTGGAGGCTCTGCTACGCATTCAGGACCAATGCCTAATACTGCATCACGGGCTGGCTATACCACTTCAGGCCATGTATCTTCCGGAAGCATGTCTGGTTCAGCTTCATTAAAGAAATCGAATTCTGGGCCACTAAATAAGCATGGTGAGCCTTTGAAGAAGTCATCTGGTCCTCAATCTGGTGGTGTAGCACCAACAGGCCGCCAAAACTCTGGGCCTCTTCCTCCTGTGCTCCCTACAACAGGTCTCATTACATCTGGGCCCATTTCTTCAGGCCCTTTAAATTCTTCTGGAGCCCCTAGGAAGGTATCTGGTACTTTTGAATCTATGGGATCGAGGAAAGTACAAGGTTCCTCCATTGTTCACAATCAGGCTGTCACTATTCTTACCCAAGATGATGACTTTTCCTTCAAGAAGAACTTTCCTAAGTTAGTGTTGTGGTCACTAATTCTACTTTTCGTGATGGGGTTCATTGCTGGTGGTTTTATTCTTGGAGCAGTCCACAATGCCATTCTCCTCATTGTGGTTGTGGTTCTTTTCGGTGCAGTTGCTGCATTATTCATCTGGAATACTTTTTGGGTGAGAAGAGCTATTATTGATTACATTGCTCGTTATCCTGATTCAGAGCTTAGAACTGCAAAGAATGGGCAATATGTTAAGGTCTCTGGG GTGGTCACCTGTGGTAATGTGCCCCTCGAATCATCCTTCCAAAATATTCCTAGATGTGTATATACTTCTACAAGTTTATTTGAGTATCGAGGATGGGATTCAAAAGCTGCCAACCCTTCACACCGTCATTTTACTTGGGGGCTCAGATCGTTGGAA AGGCGAGTGGTTGACTTCTACATCTCCGATTTCCAGTCTGGGTTGAGAGCGTTGGTAAAGACTGGCTATGGAGCAAGGGTGACTCCTTATGTTGACGACTCAATTGTCATCGATGTTAATCCTCAGAATGAAGAATTGTCCCAAGAGTTAATCAGGTGGCTGGGTGAGAGGAAGCTCTCAAGAGACGATCGCATAATGCGGTTGAAAGAAGG GTATATCAAAGAAGGAAGCACAGTTAGCGTAATGGGAGTTGTTCAGAGAAATGACAATGTGCTCATGATTGTCCCTCCACCGGACCCATTCACAACGGGATGCCAATGGCCAAAATGTATTTTCCCTGCTACCCTCCATGGTGTTGTTTTAAGGTGTGCTATGAACAATGATGTCATACCAGTTTAG
- the LOC132186807 gene encoding uncharacterized membrane protein At1g16860-like isoform X2, with amino-acid sequence MGSRFPSHKLSNGLYVSGRPEQPKEKTPTMSSAAMPYTGGDIKKSGELGKMFDIPVDGSKSRKSGPMTGAPSRTGSVGGSATHSGPMPNTASRAGYTTSGHVSSGSMSGSASLKKSNSGPLNKHGEPLKKSSGPQSGGVAPTGRQNSGPLPPVLPTTGLITSGPISSGPLNSSGAPRKVSGTFESMGSRKVQGSSIVHNQAVTILTQDDDFSFKKNFPKLVLWSLILLFVMGFIAGGFILGAVHNAILLIVVVVLFGAVAALFIWNTFWVRRAIIDYIARYPDSELRTAKNGQYVKVVTCGNVPLESSFQNIPRCVYTSTSLFEYRGWDSKAANPSHRHFTWGLRSLERRVVDFYISDFQSGLRALVKTGYGARVTPYVDDSIVIDVNPQNEELSQELIRWLGERKLSRDDRIMRLKEGYIKEGSTVSVMGVVQRNDNVLMIVPPPDPFTTGCQWPKCIFPATLHGVVLRCAMNNDVIPV; translated from the exons ATGGGTTCCAGATTCCCATCTCATAAGCTAAGCAATGGCCTTTATGTATCAGGGCGGCCAGAGCAGCCAAAGGAAAAAACTCCAACCATGAGCTCTGCCGCCATGCCGTATACTGGTGGAGATATCAAGAAGTCGGGGGAACTTGGAAAAATGTTTGATATCCCTGTCGATGGTTCTAAATCTAGGAAATCTGGACCTATGACTGGTGCTCCTTCAAGGACTGGATCTGTTGGAGGCTCTGCTACGCATTCAGGACCAATGCCTAATACTGCATCACGGGCTGGCTATACCACTTCAGGCCATGTATCTTCCGGAAGCATGTCTGGTTCAGCTTCATTAAAGAAATCGAATTCTGGGCCACTAAATAAGCATGGTGAGCCTTTGAAGAAGTCATCTGGTCCTCAATCTGGTGGTGTAGCACCAACAGGCCGCCAAAACTCTGGGCCTCTTCCTCCTGTGCTCCCTACAACAGGTCTCATTACATCTGGGCCCATTTCTTCAGGCCCTTTAAATTCTTCTGGAGCCCCTAGGAAGGTATCTGGTACTTTTGAATCTATGGGATCGAGGAAAGTACAAGGTTCCTCCATTGTTCACAATCAGGCTGTCACTATTCTTACCCAAGATGATGACTTTTCCTTCAAGAAGAACTTTCCTAAGTTAGTGTTGTGGTCACTAATTCTACTTTTCGTGATGGGGTTCATTGCTGGTGGTTTTATTCTTGGAGCAGTCCACAATGCCATTCTCCTCATTGTGGTTGTGGTTCTTTTCGGTGCAGTTGCTGCATTATTCATCTGGAATACTTTTTGGGTGAGAAGAGCTATTATTGATTACATTGCTCGTTATCCTGATTCAGAGCTTAGAACTGCAAAGAATGGGCAATATGTTAAG GTGGTCACCTGTGGTAATGTGCCCCTCGAATCATCCTTCCAAAATATTCCTAGATGTGTATATACTTCTACAAGTTTATTTGAGTATCGAGGATGGGATTCAAAAGCTGCCAACCCTTCACACCGTCATTTTACTTGGGGGCTCAGATCGTTGGAA AGGCGAGTGGTTGACTTCTACATCTCCGATTTCCAGTCTGGGTTGAGAGCGTTGGTAAAGACTGGCTATGGAGCAAGGGTGACTCCTTATGTTGACGACTCAATTGTCATCGATGTTAATCCTCAGAATGAAGAATTGTCCCAAGAGTTAATCAGGTGGCTGGGTGAGAGGAAGCTCTCAAGAGACGATCGCATAATGCGGTTGAAAGAAGG GTATATCAAAGAAGGAAGCACAGTTAGCGTAATGGGAGTTGTTCAGAGAAATGACAATGTGCTCATGATTGTCCCTCCACCGGACCCATTCACAACGGGATGCCAATGGCCAAAATGTATTTTCCCTGCTACCCTCCATGGTGTTGTTTTAAGGTGTGCTATGAACAATGATGTCATACCAGTTTAG